One genomic segment of Gemmatimonadaceae bacterium includes these proteins:
- a CDS encoding RtcB family protein has product MSITAVFGHHDEKTLTQLNDVASRAAYAALMADGHSGYIMPIGGVAAYRNQVSVPGVGYDIACGNAAIRTDRNISEFSREDLTEIADEIASTVSFGIGRTNKDDAAPIDHPLFESDAWSLLPSEANAHELKEKARSQLGTVGSGNHYVDVFADRADGTIWVGVHFGSRGLGHTIASGFLSLAANKKWGMRAKENEALLDLEAPIGQDYWSLMNLAGDYAYAGREWVARRVVYLMGGDEMELVHNHHNFSWKENHFGEPLVVVRKGATPAFPGQKGFIGGSMGDDAVIVHGANESSEQENAMFSTVHGAGRVMSRTQARGKTKGWGPRARIVAPGLVSQEMLDEWIKSRGIILRGGGLDEAPQAYRRLPDVLAKQGDTIEVLHTLAPLIVVMAGAGDFDPYRD; this is encoded by the coding sequence ATGTCGATCACCGCGGTATTCGGACACCACGATGAGAAAACGCTGACGCAGCTCAATGATGTTGCGTCACGAGCGGCGTATGCCGCGCTAATGGCTGACGGCCACTCCGGCTACATCATGCCGATCGGCGGAGTGGCTGCTTACCGAAATCAGGTCTCTGTTCCCGGGGTTGGCTACGATATCGCCTGCGGCAACGCGGCCATCAGAACCGACCGCAATATCTCCGAGTTTTCCCGTGAAGATCTTACTGAGATCGCCGACGAGATCGCTTCCACCGTTTCGTTCGGAATCGGCCGCACGAACAAGGACGACGCGGCGCCAATCGATCATCCGCTTTTTGAATCTGACGCGTGGTCCCTCCTTCCGAGCGAAGCCAACGCGCACGAGCTCAAGGAGAAGGCGCGCTCGCAGCTCGGCACCGTCGGCAGCGGAAATCACTACGTCGACGTTTTTGCCGACAGAGCCGACGGCACGATCTGGGTTGGCGTCCACTTCGGCTCGCGCGGGCTCGGCCACACAATCGCGTCGGGATTTCTCTCGCTCGCCGCGAACAAGAAGTGGGGAATGCGCGCGAAGGAGAACGAAGCCCTCCTCGATCTCGAGGCGCCAATCGGTCAGGACTACTGGTCACTCATGAACCTCGCGGGCGACTACGCCTACGCGGGACGGGAGTGGGTGGCACGCCGCGTCGTTTATCTGATGGGCGGCGATGAGATGGAGCTTGTCCACAACCATCACAATTTCTCCTGGAAGGAGAATCACTTCGGCGAGCCGCTGGTCGTTGTTCGCAAGGGAGCGACCCCTGCCTTCCCTGGTCAGAAGGGTTTTATCGGCGGCTCGATGGGAGATGATGCTGTAATTGTTCATGGCGCGAACGAAAGCTCGGAGCAGGAAAACGCGATGTTCTCGACCGTCCACGGCGCCGGCCGTGTGATGTCGCGCACTCAGGCTCGCGGAAAGACCAAGGGCTGGGGACCGAGGGCGAGGATTGTAGCGCCGGGCCTGGTGTCGCAGGAAATGCTCGACGAGTGGATCAAGTCGCGCGGCATAATCCTGCGCGGAGGTGGTCTGGACGAAGCGCCGCAGGCGTATCGCCGGCTGCCGGATGTGCTCGCAAAGCAGGGCGATACGATCGAGGTTCTTCATACGCTGGCGCCACTGATCGTCGTCATGGCGGGCGCCGGCGACTTCGACCCGTACAGGGATTAG
- the gyrA gene encoding DNA gyrase subunit A, whose amino-acid sequence MTAPNNRERILPRLIHDEVRESFLNYSMSVIVSRALPDVRDGLKPVHRRVLYSMNELGLVPGRPYKKSATVVGDVLGKYHPHGDSSVYDAIVRMVQDFSLRYPLVDGQGNFGSVDGDSAAAYRYTEARLTRVAMEMLADIDKNTVDFAPNFDDRLQEPTVLPSAVPNLLINGSSGIAVGMATNIPPHNVSEVINATVALIDDPEIDIAALRKIVKGPDFPTGGYIYGRAGIKDYQETGRGRIVMRARAVIEEKESSNKSQIVINELPYQVNKAKLVSDIAELVRDKKLEGISDLRDESDKDGMRIVVELKRDAIPRVVLNGLYKHTTMQSTFGVIMLALVPDSHTGRLVPKIMPLKEVLVHYIDHRHTVIVRRTQFELDKALEREHILEGLKIAVDNIDAVIKLIRAAADTPTASGQLQKRFKLSERQAEAILNMRLAKLTGLEIDKLEAELKEVRAFVKELREILASRPRRMKIMREELQEVAKRFGDERRSEITSDEGEFTIEDLIAEEDMVITISHSGYIKRTSVSTYRKQRRGGRGLSGQGLKDEDFIERLFIGSTHDYILCFTDDGRCFWLKVHEIPQAGRAAKGKPIVNLINVNPDTRIESMVPVREFSDAQFLLFCTRNGTVKKSALSQYSNVRNTGIKAIKIEPGDALIDVQVTSGTNDIVLATKHGLSVRFHEQDVREMGRDTTGVKGIELREGDSLVGMVVIKRDATILVVTEKGLGKCSHIDDYRVQRRGGKGIITVNRTEKTGDVVGVMEVLPEDEIMLITRNGVIIRSSVAQIRVTGRIAQGVRLVHLDEGDVLTAVARVVPEDEVESNGDDSVVPAGEIEVSADEE is encoded by the coding sequence ATGACCGCTCCCAATAACCGAGAGCGAATTCTTCCCCGGCTGATCCACGACGAAGTCAGGGAATCGTTCCTCAATTACTCGATGAGTGTCATCGTCTCGCGCGCACTTCCCGATGTGCGAGACGGCCTCAAGCCTGTTCACCGCCGCGTGCTCTACTCCATGAACGAGCTCGGTCTCGTTCCCGGCAGACCCTACAAGAAATCGGCAACGGTCGTCGGCGACGTCCTCGGCAAATACCACCCGCACGGCGACTCGTCGGTTTACGACGCCATCGTGCGAATGGTCCAGGACTTCTCGCTCCGTTATCCGCTCGTCGACGGCCAGGGAAATTTCGGAAGCGTGGATGGAGATTCGGCCGCAGCCTATCGGTATACCGAGGCTCGGCTCACGCGTGTCGCGATGGAGATGCTGGCCGACATCGACAAGAACACCGTCGATTTCGCGCCCAACTTCGACGACCGGCTTCAGGAGCCCACGGTTCTCCCCTCGGCCGTTCCGAATCTTCTCATCAACGGCTCGTCGGGCATCGCGGTCGGAATGGCCACGAACATCCCGCCACACAACGTCAGCGAAGTCATAAACGCGACAGTAGCGCTCATCGACGATCCGGAAATCGATATTGCGGCGCTCAGAAAAATCGTGAAGGGTCCCGATTTCCCGACCGGCGGATACATCTACGGCCGGGCCGGGATCAAGGATTACCAGGAGACGGGACGCGGCCGCATCGTCATGCGCGCCCGCGCGGTGATCGAAGAAAAAGAGTCGTCAAACAAGTCGCAGATCGTCATCAACGAGCTCCCGTACCAGGTGAACAAGGCGAAGCTCGTCAGCGACATCGCCGAGCTCGTGCGGGACAAGAAGCTCGAGGGCATCTCCGATCTGCGCGACGAGTCCGACAAGGACGGAATGCGCATCGTCGTCGAGCTCAAGCGCGACGCAATTCCGCGCGTCGTCCTCAACGGGCTCTACAAGCACACGACGATGCAGTCCACTTTCGGCGTGATCATGCTGGCGCTCGTCCCGGACTCGCACACCGGCCGACTCGTGCCGAAGATCATGCCGCTCAAGGAAGTGCTGGTGCATTACATCGATCACCGGCACACGGTGATCGTTCGCCGCACGCAGTTCGAGCTCGACAAGGCGCTCGAGCGCGAGCACATCCTCGAGGGTCTCAAGATCGCCGTCGACAATATCGATGCGGTGATCAAGCTGATTCGCGCCGCCGCCGATACTCCGACCGCCAGCGGCCAGCTGCAGAAGCGGTTCAAGCTGAGCGAGCGGCAGGCCGAGGCGATTCTGAACATGAGGCTCGCGAAGCTGACGGGTCTGGAGATCGACAAGCTCGAGGCCGAGCTCAAGGAAGTTCGCGCGTTCGTGAAGGAGCTGCGTGAGATTCTCGCGTCGCGCCCGCGGCGGATGAAGATCATGCGCGAAGAGCTACAGGAGGTCGCCAAGCGGTTCGGCGACGAGCGGCGCTCCGAGATCACGAGCGACGAGGGCGAGTTCACAATCGAGGACCTGATTGCCGAAGAGGACATGGTCATCACCATCTCCCATTCGGGCTACATCAAGCGCACGTCGGTCTCCACCTATCGAAAGCAGCGCCGAGGTGGTCGCGGGCTGAGCGGTCAGGGGCTCAAGGACGAGGATTTCATCGAGCGGTTGTTCATCGGCTCGACGCACGACTACATCCTCTGCTTCACCGACGATGGCCGGTGCTTCTGGCTCAAGGTTCACGAGATTCCGCAGGCGGGGCGCGCGGCAAAGGGTAAGCCGATCGTCAACCTCATCAACGTGAATCCCGATACGCGAATCGAGTCGATGGTGCCGGTCCGCGAGTTCAGTGACGCTCAGTTCCTTCTTTTCTGCACGAGAAACGGAACGGTGAAGAAGAGCGCGCTCTCGCAGTACTCGAACGTCCGCAACACGGGCATCAAGGCGATCAAGATCGAGCCGGGTGATGCTCTGATCGACGTTCAGGTAACAAGCGGAACCAACGACATCGTCCTTGCGACGAAGCACGGCCTTTCCGTGCGATTCCATGAGCAGGACGTGCGCGAGATGGGTCGCGACACGACGGGAGTGAAGGGAATCGAGCTCCGGGAAGGCGATTCGCTCGTCGGAATGGTCGTCATCAAGCGCGACGCGACGATCCTCGTGGTCACCGAGAAAGGACTCGGCAAATGCTCGCACATCGACGACTATCGTGTGCAGAGGCGCGGCGGGAAGGGAATCATCACCGTCAACCGCACCGAGAAGACCGGTGACGTGGTGGGAGTGATGGAAGTGCTTCCGGAAGACGAGATCATGCTGATCACCAGGAACGGCGTAATCATCCGTTCCTCAGTGGCGCAGATCCGTGTCACGGGTCGTATCGCGCAGGGGGTCAGACTCGTCCATCTCGATGAAGGAGATGTACTGACCGCGGTGGCTCGAGTGGTACCGGAGGACGAGGTCGAATCGAACGGGGACGATTCGGTAGTTCCAGCGGGCGAAATCGAGGTCAGCGCCGACGAAGAGTAG